The proteins below are encoded in one region of Caballeronia sp. SL2Y3:
- a CDS encoding TerC family protein, whose translation MDYIAALLTDPAAWAALATLVVMEVVLGIDNLIFISILTNKLPAEHRARTQRIGIGLALVMRLGLLGTVALIVRLTAPIFEAFGHGFSWRDLILIAGGVFLVWKATSEIHHHVTHDADDHAGPASGARLTPLSAIGQILLLDLVFSIDSIVTAVGMTEHIPIMFVAVIAAVSVMLFAAGPLSRFIERNPTIVMLALGFLLVIGMTLIAEGFGTHVPKGYIYAAMAFSALVEGLNMLARRATSKRRVAGPREQRPH comes from the coding sequence ATGGACTACATTGCCGCCCTCCTCACCGACCCCGCCGCCTGGGCGGCCCTCGCGACGCTCGTCGTGATGGAGGTCGTGCTCGGCATCGACAATCTGATCTTCATCTCCATCCTGACCAACAAGCTGCCGGCCGAGCACCGGGCGCGCACGCAGCGCATCGGCATCGGGCTCGCGCTCGTGATGCGGCTCGGCCTGCTCGGCACCGTCGCGCTGATCGTGCGGCTCACCGCGCCGATCTTCGAGGCGTTCGGCCACGGCTTCTCGTGGCGCGATCTGATCCTGATCGCCGGCGGCGTGTTCCTCGTGTGGAAAGCCACGAGCGAGATCCATCATCATGTCACGCACGACGCCGACGATCACGCCGGGCCCGCATCCGGCGCGCGGCTCACGCCGTTGTCGGCCATCGGCCAGATTTTGCTGCTCGATCTCGTGTTTTCCATCGACAGCATCGTGACTGCGGTCGGCATGACGGAGCACATCCCGATCATGTTCGTCGCGGTCATCGCGGCGGTTTCCGTGATGCTGTTCGCGGCGGGGCCGCTCTCGCGCTTCATCGAACGCAATCCGACCATCGTGATGCTCGCGCTCGGCTTTTTGCTCGTGATCGGCATGACGCTGATCGCGGAAGGCTTCGGCACCCACGTACCGAAGGGCTACATCTATGCCGCGATGGCGTTCTCCGCGCTGGTCGAAGGACTGAACATGCTGGCGCGCCGCGCGACCAGCAAACGCCGCGTTGCGGGGCCGCGCGAGCAGAGGCCGCATTGA
- a CDS encoding OpgC domain-containing protein produces the protein MSGQSQRLVELDFFRGLVLLIIVVDHIGGSVLSHFTLHAFALNDAAEVFVFLGGFATATAYASLAQRRSERAAGLRFVRRAFEIYRAFLITAALMLVATFLLRPFYGHAPNLVLHDLDTLTAAPVTSIAQILTFERQPYLAAVLPMYALFALAVPLVLPLARTKPWVLLGLSLALWSLAPGIGEYMPSVDDNLWDFNPAAWQLMFTLGVLARCQPVYQRVASHRFGWAISAAALAVIVGMAYYKLLVLPPVLDSAFKRDLAGARVVNFLAIAWIATNLARYGVVKAVANRLPWIGAVGRDGMVCFVAGAVISLVVDSILFTLTDGLVNVPAGLVGDAVAVMALLSVPRLRQPVANWLGKRTRVPAASAAVVAAGENPARGVR, from the coding sequence ATGTCCGGACAATCCCAACGCCTCGTCGAGCTCGACTTCTTCCGGGGGCTCGTGCTCTTGATCATCGTCGTCGATCATATCGGCGGCAGCGTGCTGTCCCACTTCACGTTGCACGCGTTTGCGCTGAACGACGCCGCCGAAGTCTTCGTGTTTCTGGGCGGCTTCGCCACTGCGACTGCTTACGCGTCGCTGGCTCAGCGCCGGTCGGAGCGCGCCGCGGGGCTGCGCTTCGTGCGGCGGGCGTTCGAGATCTACCGCGCGTTTCTGATCACCGCCGCGCTGATGCTCGTCGCCACCTTCCTGCTGCGACCGTTCTATGGTCACGCGCCGAATCTCGTCCTGCACGACCTCGACACGCTGACGGCGGCACCGGTGACGTCGATTGCCCAGATTCTGACGTTCGAGCGCCAGCCGTATCTCGCCGCCGTCCTGCCGATGTACGCGCTCTTCGCGCTGGCGGTGCCGCTCGTGTTGCCGCTCGCGCGCACGAAGCCGTGGGTGCTGCTGGGCCTGAGTCTCGCGCTGTGGTCGTTGGCGCCCGGCATCGGCGAATATATGCCGTCCGTCGACGATAACCTCTGGGACTTCAATCCCGCCGCCTGGCAACTCATGTTCACGCTCGGGGTGCTGGCGCGCTGCCAGCCGGTCTATCAGCGCGTGGCGTCGCACCGCTTCGGCTGGGCGATCAGCGCCGCCGCGCTCGCGGTGATCGTCGGCATGGCGTACTACAAGCTGCTCGTGCTGCCGCCCGTGCTCGACAGCGCGTTCAAGCGCGACCTGGCGGGCGCGCGCGTCGTCAATTTTCTCGCGATTGCCTGGATAGCGACCAACCTCGCGCGATACGGCGTCGTGAAGGCGGTCGCAAACCGATTGCCGTGGATCGGAGCGGTAGGGCGCGACGGCATGGTGTGCTTCGTCGCGGGCGCGGTGATTTCGCTCGTGGTCGATTCGATTCTCTTTACGCTGACGGACGGACTCGTGAACGTGCCGGCCGGGCTGGTCGGGGACGCGGTTGCCGTCATGGCGCTGCTTTCGGTGCCGCGTTTGCGCCAGCCGGTGGCGAACTGGCTCGGCAAGCGCACGCGCGTTCCTGCGGCAAGCGCAGCCGTTGTTGCAGCGGGGGAGAATCCGGCGCGCGGCGTGCGGTGA
- a CDS encoding DUF1328 domain-containing protein: MLKLAILFAIISVIAGFFGFGRVSSGAAGIAKICFFIFLVLFVIFLVVAISAGSLVL, translated from the coding sequence ATGCTCAAGCTCGCTATTCTCTTTGCAATCATCTCGGTCATCGCCGGCTTCTTCGGTTTCGGACGCGTGTCGTCGGGTGCGGCTGGTATCGCGAAGATTTGCTTCTTCATCTTCCTCGTGCTGTTCGTGATCTTCCTGGTCGTCGCGATTTCGGCTGGGTCGCTCGTGCTTTGA
- the eutC gene encoding ethanolamine ammonia-lyase subunit EutC yields MTDDATPSPVDADPWDALRRFTNARIALGRAGNSLPTAPLLAFQLAHAQARDAVHQPLDTASLGEALRAAGFATLEVASAAPDREHYLRRPDLGRMLDDASAARLAAYEAEHGDAPDVVFVAADGLSAFAAQRHAAPLLSGLRAMLDGWNVGPVVIATQARVALGDRIGELLRARIVVVMIGERPGLSSPDSLGLYVTYEPRVGRMDAQRNCISNVRPEGLGYDAAGFKLHWLLKEARRLGLTGVGLKDHSGALAPPAGAGRIEG; encoded by the coding sequence ATGACCGACGACGCCACGCCAAGCCCGGTCGACGCGGACCCTTGGGACGCGCTCAGGCGGTTCACGAACGCGCGGATTGCGCTCGGACGCGCGGGCAACAGCCTGCCGACGGCGCCCCTTCTCGCGTTTCAACTGGCGCACGCGCAGGCGCGCGACGCCGTGCATCAGCCGCTCGACACCGCATCGCTCGGCGAAGCGCTGCGCGCAGCCGGCTTTGCGACGCTCGAAGTCGCGAGCGCCGCGCCGGATCGCGAGCATTATCTGCGTCGCCCTGACCTGGGCCGTATGCTCGACGACGCCAGCGCCGCGCGCCTCGCCGCATACGAAGCCGAGCACGGCGATGCGCCCGATGTCGTGTTCGTCGCCGCCGACGGCCTGTCCGCTTTCGCTGCCCAACGCCACGCCGCGCCGTTGTTGTCCGGGCTGCGCGCCATGCTCGACGGCTGGAACGTCGGCCCCGTCGTCATCGCGACGCAGGCGCGCGTCGCGCTGGGCGACCGCATCGGTGAGCTTTTGCGGGCGCGGATCGTCGTAGTGATGATCGGCGAGCGGCCGGGCCTCAGTTCGCCCGACAGCCTTGGGCTTTACGTCACTTACGAGCCACGCGTCGGACGGATGGACGCCCAGCGCAATTGCATCTCCAACGTGCGCCCCGAAGGACTCGGCTACGATGCCGCCGGGTTCAAGCTGCACTGGCTACTTAAGGAAGCGCGGCGGCTCGGGCTAACGGGCGTCGGATTGAAAGATCACAGCGGTGCGCTGGCGCCGCCTGCGGGCGCGGGGCGGATCGAGGGCTAA
- a CDS encoding ethanolamine ammonia-lyase subunit EutB, with protein sequence MGYQATIGVRRYRFDDLKTLLARASPQRSGDELAGVAAATEEERVAAKMALADLPLRAFLDEPLIPYETDEVTRLIVDTHDAAAFARIAHLTVGELREWLLSDATDTAALEAVQMGLTPEMAAAVSKLMRNQDLILAARKRPVVTRFRTTIGLPGRLSVRLQPNHPTDDPKGIAASILDGLFYGCGDAVIGVNPASDSPGDIAALLTMMDDFRQRYDVPMQSCVLTHVTNTLAAIEHGAPVDLVFQSIAGTERANASFGVSLALLHEAHDAAQSLARGTVGDNVMYFETGQGSALSANAHHGVDQQTCEARAYAVARHFRPLLTNTVVGFIGPEYLYDGRQIIRAGLEDHFCGKLLGVPMGCDICYTNHAQADQDDMDTLLTLLGVANVNFIMGVPGADDVMLNYQSTSFHDALYVRRVLNLKRAPEFEAWLARMRVTDAHGALLPHSSGAVRQPLLDWIDS encoded by the coding sequence ATGGGCTATCAGGCAACTATCGGCGTGCGGCGCTACCGTTTCGACGACCTCAAAACGCTGCTCGCCCGCGCGAGCCCGCAGCGGTCGGGCGACGAACTCGCGGGCGTCGCGGCGGCCACCGAAGAGGAGCGCGTCGCCGCGAAGATGGCGCTCGCCGACCTGCCGTTGCGCGCATTCCTCGACGAGCCGCTCATCCCCTATGAGACGGACGAAGTGACGCGGCTGATCGTCGATACGCACGACGCCGCCGCGTTCGCCCGCATCGCGCATCTGACCGTCGGCGAATTGCGCGAATGGCTGCTGTCCGATGCGACCGACACCGCCGCACTCGAAGCCGTGCAAATGGGCCTGACACCCGAAATGGCCGCCGCCGTCTCCAAGCTCATGCGCAATCAGGATCTGATTCTCGCCGCGAGAAAGCGCCCTGTCGTCACGCGCTTTCGGACGACCATCGGGTTGCCGGGCCGGTTGTCGGTGCGCCTCCAGCCGAATCATCCGACGGACGATCCGAAAGGGATCGCCGCCTCCATCCTGGACGGCCTCTTTTACGGCTGCGGCGATGCCGTAATCGGCGTGAATCCAGCGTCCGATTCGCCCGGGGACATTGCCGCGCTGCTCACGATGATGGACGACTTCCGCCAGCGTTACGACGTGCCGATGCAGTCGTGCGTCCTCACGCACGTGACCAACACGCTCGCGGCGATCGAGCACGGCGCGCCCGTCGATCTCGTGTTTCAGTCGATCGCGGGCACCGAGCGCGCCAACGCGAGCTTCGGCGTGTCGCTCGCGCTGTTGCACGAAGCGCACGACGCGGCGCAATCGCTCGCGCGCGGGACCGTCGGCGACAACGTGATGTACTTCGAGACCGGTCAGGGCAGCGCGCTCTCCGCGAACGCGCATCATGGCGTCGACCAGCAGACGTGCGAAGCGCGCGCCTACGCGGTCGCGCGACACTTCCGGCCGCTTCTGACGAATACGGTGGTCGGCTTCATCGGCCCTGAATATCTGTACGACGGGCGGCAGATCATCCGCGCGGGACTCGAAGATCACTTCTGCGGCAAGCTGCTCGGCGTGCCGATGGGCTGCGACATCTGCTACACGAATCACGCGCAGGCCGATCAGGACGATATGGACACGCTTTTGACGCTGCTCGGCGTCGCGAACGTCAATTTCATCATGGGCGTGCCCGGCGCGGACGACGTGATGCTCAACTATCAGAGCACGTCGTTCCACGACGCGTTGTACGTGCGCCGCGTGCTGAATCTGAAGCGCGCGCCGGAGTTCGAGGCGTGGCTCGCGCGAATGCGGGTCACGGATGCGCACGGCGCGCTGCTTCCGCATTCATCGGGCGCAGTGCGGCAACCGCTTCTCGACTGGATCGACTCATGA
- the mnmH gene encoding tRNA 2-selenouridine(34) synthase MnmH translates to MKNLLVSMDRLQDFDEIVDVRTPLEFAEDHIPGAINAPVLENEERVIVGTMYKQVSPFEATRVGAAMVARNIARHLDTIFADRPRNWRPLIYCWRGGKRSGSMTTWLNMIGWQARQLDGGYKSYRRDVLERLTALPAQFRFIALIGHTGSGKTRLLHALARAGAQVLDLEGLAAHRGSLLGALPGHAQPSQKAFDSALVHALRGFDPAKPVFIEAEGRRIGSISTPDSLLDSLHAAACVEVEARREDRIAFLLQDYAHLFDEPAFFKAQLAKLVALHSRERVEHWHRLIDEGERAALFAELIDRHYDPAYGRSSRALYTQLPHAAHMLFRPNDADSVDQAKALLAQLSDTTAALG, encoded by the coding sequence GTGAAAAACCTGCTCGTTTCAATGGACCGTCTTCAGGATTTCGATGAAATCGTCGATGTCCGCACGCCGCTCGAATTTGCCGAGGACCACATTCCGGGCGCGATCAACGCGCCGGTGCTCGAAAACGAGGAGCGCGTGATCGTCGGCACCATGTACAAGCAGGTGTCGCCGTTCGAAGCCACGCGCGTCGGCGCGGCCATGGTCGCGCGCAACATCGCCCGTCATCTGGACACGATCTTCGCGGATCGCCCGCGCAACTGGCGGCCGCTCATCTACTGCTGGCGCGGCGGCAAGCGCTCCGGCTCCATGACGACGTGGCTGAACATGATCGGCTGGCAGGCGCGGCAGCTCGATGGCGGCTACAAGAGCTACCGGCGCGACGTGCTGGAGAGGCTCACGGCGTTGCCGGCGCAATTCCGCTTTATCGCGTTGATCGGCCACACGGGCAGCGGCAAAACCCGGCTCTTGCACGCGCTGGCGCGGGCGGGCGCTCAGGTGCTGGACCTCGAGGGGCTCGCGGCGCATCGCGGCTCGCTGCTCGGCGCGCTGCCGGGGCACGCGCAGCCGTCGCAGAAGGCATTCGATTCCGCGCTCGTCCATGCGCTGCGCGGCTTCGATCCGGCCAAACCCGTTTTCATCGAGGCGGAAGGCCGGCGCATCGGTTCGATCTCGACGCCCGACTCGCTGCTCGACAGCCTGCACGCGGCCGCCTGCGTGGAAGTCGAAGCGCGCCGCGAGGACCGCATCGCGTTTCTGTTGCAGGACTACGCGCATCTTTTCGACGAACCGGCGTTCTTCAAGGCGCAGTTGGCGAAGCTCGTCGCGCTGCATAGCCGCGAGCGTGTGGAGCACTGGCATCGGCTGATCGACGAAGGCGAGCGCGCTGCGCTGTTCGCCGAGCTGATCGACCGCCATTACGATCCGGCGTACGGCCGCAGCAGCCGGGCGCTCTACACGCAGTTGCCGCACGCGGCGCATATGCTGTTTCGTCCGAACGACGCCGACAGCGTCGATCAGGCCAAGGCGCTGCTAGCGCAGTTGTCCGACACGACCGCTGCGCTCGGCTGA
- a CDS encoding permease — protein sequence MTTLRQPRVALGWLVFLLIAVAGLFYVKWFPYYNRAFVAASQHSIGKSILMGASASAPEPSWQAALDYAMAYGKAIWQAMVLGLLLGSAVQALIPPQWVARALGQHSFGSVINGGLMSLPGMMCTCCAAPVVAGLRARQAAPGAAIAFWLGNTVLNPAALVFMGFVLGWQWTGLRLVLGVLMVFGLGYAVNRMVTPAQAAASREALAKLIEEDEPGTAFSRWIKILGRMTLRLVPEYIVLVLLLGAARAWLFPHIGPDIGNGALWIVAFAVAGTLFVIPTAGEVPIIQAMLSLGMAAGPAGALLLTLPPVSVPSMAMLARSFPPKVLAFVAGAVVAFGVVAGTIAAAFF from the coding sequence ATGACCACGCTTCGACAACCCCGCGTCGCGCTCGGCTGGCTGGTGTTCCTGCTGATCGCCGTGGCGGGCCTTTTCTACGTCAAATGGTTTCCGTACTACAACCGCGCGTTCGTCGCGGCAAGTCAGCATTCCATCGGCAAGTCGATTTTGATGGGCGCGTCCGCGAGCGCGCCGGAGCCGTCGTGGCAGGCGGCGCTCGATTACGCGATGGCCTACGGCAAGGCCATCTGGCAGGCGATGGTGCTTGGCCTGTTGCTGGGCTCGGCGGTGCAGGCGCTGATTCCGCCGCAATGGGTCGCGCGCGCGCTCGGCCAGCATAGCTTCGGCAGCGTGATCAACGGCGGACTCATGTCCTTGCCCGGCATGATGTGCACGTGCTGCGCGGCGCCGGTCGTCGCCGGCCTGCGTGCGCGTCAGGCGGCGCCGGGCGCGGCGATCGCGTTCTGGCTCGGCAACACGGTCCTGAATCCGGCCGCGCTCGTGTTCATGGGCTTCGTGCTCGGCTGGCAGTGGACCGGTTTGCGTCTCGTGCTCGGCGTGTTGATGGTGTTCGGTCTCGGCTACGCGGTGAACCGCATGGTGACGCCCGCGCAGGCGGCGGCATCGCGCGAGGCGCTCGCGAAGCTGATCGAAGAAGACGAGCCGGGCACTGCGTTCTCGCGCTGGATCAAGATTCTCGGGCGCATGACGCTGCGGCTCGTGCCCGAGTACATCGTGCTGGTGCTGCTGCTCGGCGCGGCGCGGGCGTGGCTCTTTCCGCATATCGGGCCGGATATCGGTAACGGCGCGCTGTGGATCGTCGCGTTCGCGGTGGCGGGCACGCTGTTCGTCATTCCGACGGCGGGCGAAGTGCCCATCATCCAGGCGATGCTGTCGCTCGGCATGGCGGCGGGTCCGGCGGGCGCACTGCTGTTGACGCTGCCGCCGGTGAGCGTGCCGTCGATGGCCATGCTCGCCCGCTCGTTTCCGCCGAAAGTGCTGGCGTTCGTGGCGGGGGCAGTGGTGGCGTTCGGGGTTGTCGCGGGCACGATTGCGGCGGCGTTTTTCTGA
- the cydB gene encoding cytochrome d ubiquinol oxidase subunit II yields the protein MDLTLAWAAIIALGLLMYVVLDGFDLGIGILFPFFPDQHDRDVMMNTVAPVWDGNETWLVLGGAGLFAAFPMVYSTVLSALYLPLVLMLVCLIFRGVSFEIRAKASRTKPMWDLAFIGGSAGATFFQGVALGAFLDGIPVADGRFAGDAFGWFTPFSMFTGGALVVTYALLGACWLIAKTEGDLQRRMYRVVWPLTLLQLATIAVVSVWTPLLDASIASRWFDSPLFYRMLPVPALVVACAWAMRRSIASRHEKRPFAVALGFVVLGYAGLVASISPHDIFPGVSIWDAASPRSSQLFTIVGAAVILPVIIAYTTLGYWVFRGKVRHGEHHYH from the coding sequence ATGGACCTCACACTCGCCTGGGCCGCGATCATCGCGCTCGGTCTTCTGATGTACGTGGTGCTCGACGGCTTCGACCTCGGCATCGGCATTCTCTTTCCGTTCTTCCCGGACCAGCACGACCGCGACGTGATGATGAACACCGTCGCGCCCGTCTGGGACGGCAATGAGACGTGGCTCGTGCTTGGCGGCGCGGGCCTGTTCGCCGCGTTCCCGATGGTCTATTCCACCGTGCTCTCGGCGCTCTATCTGCCGCTCGTGCTCATGCTCGTGTGCCTGATTTTCCGGGGCGTGTCGTTCGAGATTCGCGCGAAGGCGTCCCGCACCAAGCCGATGTGGGATCTGGCGTTCATCGGCGGTTCGGCGGGCGCGACGTTCTTTCAGGGCGTGGCGCTGGGCGCGTTCCTCGACGGCATTCCGGTCGCGGACGGCCGCTTTGCCGGCGATGCGTTCGGCTGGTTCACGCCGTTTTCGATGTTCACGGGCGGCGCGCTCGTCGTCACGTATGCGCTGCTGGGCGCGTGCTGGCTGATCGCGAAAACCGAGGGCGACTTGCAGCGGCGCATGTACCGAGTCGTGTGGCCGCTGACGCTGCTGCAACTCGCGACGATTGCCGTCGTCAGCGTATGGACGCCGTTGCTCGATGCGAGCATCGCGTCGCGCTGGTTCGACTCGCCGCTTTTCTATCGGATGCTGCCGGTGCCTGCGTTGGTCGTGGCATGCGCCTGGGCAATGCGTCGATCGATTGCATCGCGCCACGAAAAGCGGCCGTTTGCCGTGGCGCTCGGGTTCGTGGTGCTCGGTTACGCGGGCTTGGTCGCGAGCATCTCGCCGCACGATATTTTCCCGGGCGTGTCGATCTGGGATGCGGCCTCGCCGCGGTCGAGCCAGCTATTCACGATTGTCGGCGCGGCGGTGATTCTGCCGGTCATCATCGCGTACACGACGCTGGGCTATTGGGTATTCAGAGGAAAGGTGCGTCATGGCGAACATCACTACCACTGA
- a CDS encoding cytochrome ubiquinol oxidase subunit I, with amino-acid sequence MQSTPEALDLARIQFAFTVSFHIIFPALSIGLASFIAVLEGAWLKTGKPVYKELCLFWSKVFAVAFGMGVVSGVVMAYEFGTNWGGFSSFAGPVTGPLLTYEVMTAFFLEAGFLGIMLFGWNKVGPKAHFGATLMVAIGTLISTFWILASNSWMQTPQGFRIEGDHVVPVDWFAIIFNPSFPYRLAHMAIAAFIVAALVVAATGAWHLLKGRRDPAIKKTFSMALWLLLALTPIQALVGDAHGLNTREYQPAKIAAIEGIWDTEKGGTALNVFGIPDMQAETTKYAVQIPHLGSLILTHSWNGEIRGLKSFPKDERPNSTIVFWSFRVMAGLGVLMIVMSVAGWLLHRKRKLFDARWFHRFALFMGPTGFITLLAGWVTTEAGRQPWVVYGVMRTADAVSPVTAQQVGVSLLAFVVVYTIVFGTGIYYLLKLLRHGPALPGETPHAPASSAGTARRPLSLPNQSIEGA; translated from the coding sequence ATGCAATCGACTCCTGAAGCACTCGATCTGGCGCGGATACAGTTCGCGTTCACCGTATCGTTTCACATCATCTTTCCGGCGCTGTCCATCGGGCTCGCGAGCTTTATCGCCGTGCTCGAAGGCGCATGGCTCAAAACCGGCAAACCGGTCTACAAGGAACTGTGCCTTTTCTGGTCGAAGGTCTTCGCAGTCGCATTCGGCATGGGCGTGGTGTCGGGCGTCGTCATGGCGTACGAATTCGGCACCAACTGGGGCGGCTTCTCCAGCTTCGCCGGTCCCGTCACCGGCCCGCTGCTGACGTACGAAGTGATGACCGCCTTTTTCCTCGAAGCGGGCTTCCTCGGCATCATGCTGTTCGGATGGAACAAGGTCGGCCCGAAGGCGCACTTCGGCGCGACGCTGATGGTCGCCATCGGCACGCTCATCTCCACGTTCTGGATTCTCGCTTCGAATAGCTGGATGCAGACGCCGCAAGGCTTTCGCATCGAAGGCGATCACGTCGTGCCGGTCGACTGGTTCGCGATCATCTTCAACCCTTCGTTCCCGTATCGGCTCGCGCACATGGCGATTGCCGCGTTCATCGTGGCGGCGCTCGTCGTCGCGGCAACGGGCGCATGGCATCTGCTGAAAGGCCGGCGCGATCCGGCGATCAAGAAGACGTTTTCGATGGCGCTGTGGCTGCTGCTCGCGCTGACGCCGATTCAGGCGCTCGTCGGCGACGCGCACGGTCTCAACACGCGCGAATATCAGCCGGCGAAGATCGCGGCGATAGAAGGCATCTGGGACACCGAGAAAGGCGGCACGGCGCTCAACGTGTTCGGCATTCCGGACATGCAGGCCGAAACGACCAAGTACGCGGTCCAGATTCCGCATCTCGGCAGCCTGATCCTCACGCACAGCTGGAACGGCGAAATTCGCGGCCTGAAGTCGTTCCCGAAGGATGAGCGCCCCAACTCGACCATCGTGTTCTGGAGCTTTCGCGTGATGGCGGGCCTCGGCGTATTGATGATCGTGATGTCGGTCGCCGGGTGGCTGCTGCATCGCAAGCGCAAGCTGTTCGACGCGCGCTGGTTTCATCGCTTCGCGCTCTTTATGGGCCCGACCGGCTTCATCACGCTGCTCGCGGGCTGGGTCACGACCGAAGCCGGCCGTCAGCCGTGGGTGGTCTATGGCGTGATGCGCACCGCCGATGCCGTCTCGCCCGTCACCGCGCAGCAGGTGGGCGTGTCGCTGCTCGCGTTCGTGGTCGTCTACACGATCGTCTTCGGCACGGGCATCTACTACCTGTTGAAGCTGCTGCGCCACGGTCCCGCGCTGCCGGGCGAGACGCCGCACGCGCCGGCTTCGTCAGCGGGAACCGCGCGCCGCCCGCTTTCGTTGCCCAATCAGTCCATCGAAGGAGCATGA
- a CDS encoding neutral zinc metallopeptidase has translation MRLDDEAESQNVEDRRGSGGFSIGGGSIGIGTIVIALAASYFFGINPMTIINGAQVLHGNAPQRQAAPSDAAPANDPGAVFVRRVLGNTERTWEHIFRTQFNQDYPAPKLVLFSGGTQTACGMGQAAMGPFYCPADRNVYIDLSFYRELRDRFGAGGDFAQAYVIAHEVGHHVQNVLGISDKVDQARARMSREQANALSVRVELQADCFAGVWAAVAQRDNAKLIEPGDFEQGLNAAGAIGDDRLQQETQGRVVPEAFTHGTSAQRQRWLRRGMSTGDVRQCDTFSAQGL, from the coding sequence ATGCGCCTCGATGATGAAGCGGAAAGTCAGAACGTCGAAGACCGGCGCGGATCGGGAGGGTTCAGCATTGGCGGCGGCTCGATCGGGATCGGGACGATCGTCATCGCGCTGGCGGCGTCGTACTTTTTCGGCATCAATCCGATGACGATCATCAACGGCGCGCAAGTCCTTCACGGCAATGCGCCGCAACGCCAGGCCGCGCCGAGCGACGCGGCGCCCGCCAATGATCCGGGGGCGGTCTTCGTGCGCCGCGTCCTCGGCAATACGGAACGCACGTGGGAGCACATCTTCCGCACGCAGTTCAATCAGGACTATCCGGCGCCGAAGCTGGTGCTGTTCTCAGGCGGCACGCAGACGGCGTGCGGCATGGGGCAGGCGGCGATGGGGCCGTTTTACTGCCCGGCCGACCGCAACGTCTACATCGATTTGTCGTTCTACCGCGAATTGCGCGACCGTTTCGGCGCGGGCGGCGACTTCGCTCAGGCTTATGTGATCGCGCACGAGGTGGGGCATCACGTGCAAAACGTCCTCGGCATCTCGGACAAGGTCGACCAGGCGCGTGCGCGGATGTCGCGCGAGCAGGCGAATGCGTTGTCAGTGCGCGTCGAGTTGCAGGCGGACTGCTTTGCAGGCGTGTGGGCGGCCGTGGCCCAGCGGGACAATGCGAAGCTCATCGAACCGGGCGACTTCGAGCAAGGCTTGAACGCGGCCGGCGCGATCGGGGATGATCGCTTGCAGCAGGAGACGCAAGGGCGCGTGGTGCCGGAAGCGTTCACGCACGGGACGAGCGCGCAGCGGCAGCGGTGGCTGCGGCGAGGGATGTCGACGGGGGATGTTAGGCAGTGCGATACGTTTTCGGCGCAGGGGTTGTAG
- a CDS encoding DsbA family protein: MASTPLLFIDVWSDFVCPFCYLETPVLDQLRNAYGDAVEIRWHAFELRPEPAPLLDPNSEHIAESWEKSVRPLADERALLMRMPPVAPRSRKAFETALFARESGRYDVVHRAIFKAYFEEGIDIGDTDALLDIAATCGVDPELLEEALDEGTYTDLVVEDEEFAKKIGVTGVPFAVLSREPAPGKEPPPPIALRGAAPVQHFEAAIERLFPDGFPGS, from the coding sequence ATGGCATCCACGCCCCTTTTGTTCATCGACGTCTGGTCGGACTTCGTCTGTCCGTTCTGTTATCTGGAAACGCCGGTGCTCGACCAGTTGCGCAACGCCTACGGGGACGCGGTCGAGATTCGCTGGCACGCGTTCGAGCTGCGTCCGGAGCCCGCGCCGCTGCTCGACCCGAATAGCGAACACATCGCGGAATCGTGGGAGAAGTCGGTGCGCCCGCTCGCCGACGAGCGCGCCCTGCTCATGCGCATGCCGCCCGTCGCGCCGCGCAGCCGCAAGGCGTTCGAGACGGCGCTCTTCGCGCGTGAGTCCGGCCGCTACGATGTTGTGCATCGCGCGATTTTCAAGGCGTACTTCGAGGAAGGAATCGATATCGGCGACACCGACGCGCTGCTGGACATCGCCGCGACCTGTGGCGTCGATCCGGAACTGCTGGAAGAAGCGCTCGATGAAGGCACGTACACCGATCTCGTCGTCGAAGACGAAGAATTCGCTAAGAAGATCGGCGTGACCGGTGTTCCTTTCGCGGTGCTGTCGCGCGAGCCGGCACCCGGGAAAGAGCCGCCGCCGCCCATCGCTCTGCGCGGCGCCGCGCCAGTCCAGCATTTCGAAGCGGCTATCGAGCGGCTGTTTCCTGACGGCTTTCCCGGCAGCTGA